The Deltaproteobacteria bacterium genome includes the window GAGATGCGAAGCCGGATGTTCGCGCACCCGGAGCGCATCCCTCCGGGGGAAAAGACTCCGGAGCAGCTTGCCGAGAGCCGTGGGTGGGCGGACTACTACCACAAATCCGTCGGACTCGATGAGGCGCTCGTCGCCCTTTTGCCCGAGATCGAGCAGCAGACGCTGGTGCTGCAGGGAACGAAAGACGGCATGATGCCGCCCGAGAGCGGGCAGCTACTGGCGCGCGAGATCCCCCACGCCAAGCTGGTCTACGTTTATGACGCCGGACACAACATTGAGGTGGACCAGCCCGAACGGTTTGTCGCCCTGGTCCGTGACTTCTTCACGCGCGGTGAAGCCTTCATCGTCAATCCGGGTGACGAACAAGCGGGCGTGACGGCGGCGGCCCGCCAACCGGGCACCGCCTGATTCCCCTGCGAACGTTGTCTCAAGAGTCAATGACCTCGACTTCAATGATTCTCTGTGCCGGCCTGCTCTTGCTGGCCTGCGTCTTTGCCGCTGCGCCCCGCGCCGTGGCGCAGACGGAAGCGGCTTGTCCACTCCCCGCGGGGGTGACTCCTCCTCCGGATCCGCCGGTGACGGCGCAACAGGTGGAAGATGGCGGCAGTCTGAGGGACTTCGCTCTGGCCGTGACAGCGCAATTCAGGAGCCAGAACGAGTCGACGGATCTCGGGCCATTCCTCTACTTTTCGTGTCTCCTCAGGCAAGACGATGGCGTTTGGCGTTCCGGTACCACATACGCCGTGGCCCTGTCCCTCGACGGCAGGCTGTTCCTGCAT containing:
- a CDS encoding alpha/beta hydrolase, producing HSAGGIRFTYALDELSRDHRIHMMVAPGFDGTPAHEGVDTMPALADLAGEFVDSVIGGPCDLVGQSFGGFLSAWVTVRNPEKISSVVLQCPSGFRPPHIPQKPPGSPEEMRSRMFAHPERIPPGEKTPEQLAESRGWADYYHKSVGLDEALVALLPEIEQQTLVLQGTKDGMMPPESGQLLAREIPHAKLVYVYDAGHNIEVDQPERFVALVRDFFTRGEAFIVNPGDEQAGVTAAARQPGTA